The DNA window AAGAAAGGCGGATAAGCATGACAACGCTTGAAAGGCTGAATCAGGTCAACGATGTGCCCGTCCTTTCCGTGGAGGATGCGGAATTTGCCTCCTATGGACGGGTGGTGACGGGATATGATATGTCTGCACTGATCTCCTTTATGGAAGAAAACACGGAGATACCAGAGGACGGAAATGTATACCTGGCCTCGGTGCCGGAGCTGGAAGCGGAGCCGGTATTCCGGGACATCCGTGACAAATTTTACGGCGAGATGGAGATTCAGGTAGGCTACTGCAACGGACGGAATACGACATACAACGGTTTTGAGTATCACAAGGGAAGCGAGATTAACGTGGCGGTAACCGACTTTATGCTGGTGCTGGGCCATGTATGGGAAATTCATGACAATACATACCGGGTGGAGGACGCAAAGGTCTTTTTCGTGGAAAAAGGCACGGCAATCGAGATGTACCAGACCACGCTTCATCTGTCCCCCTGCCGCGTGACGGACGAAGGATTTAAAGGGA is part of the [Clostridium] symbiosum genome and encodes:
- a CDS encoding DUF4867 family protein; its protein translation is MTTLERLNQVNDVPVLSVEDAEFASYGRVVTGYDMSALISFMEENTEIPEDGNVYLASVPELEAEPVFRDIRDKFYGEMEIQVGYCNGRNTTYNGFEYHKGSEINVAVTDFMLVLGHVWEIHDNTYRVEDAKVFFVEKGTAIEMYQTTLHLSPCRVTDEGFKGIVILPRGTNTPLEHKSEPADAEGALLLQKNKWVIAHAEREPLIRQGAHAGLIGENKELHY